Proteins encoded within one genomic window of Pongo pygmaeus isolate AG05252 chromosome 6, NHGRI_mPonPyg2-v2.0_pri, whole genome shotgun sequence:
- the ZNF786 gene encoding zinc finger protein 786 isoform X1, with protein MRLGATWAVRGSRVGAERRGVSARQGRFPRSRRRRSALPRPGGTAGTMAEPPRLPLTFEDVAIYFSEQEWQDLEAWQKELYKHVMRSNYETLISLDDGLPKPELISWIEHGGEPFRKWRESQKSGNIICSSVDMHFDPGFEEQLFWGSQQAVNSGKTKSHFQLDPESQCSFGSFVSFRPDQGITLGSPQRHDARAPPPLARGPSESTLKEGIPGPRNLDLPGLRDVPTWESTQHPCPVCGESCWENNHLVMHQRGHSKDRTRRAWEKFNKRAETQMPWSSPRVQRHFRCGVCGKSFRRKLCLLRHVAAHTGRGPFQSADGEMCFRHELAHPSHRLPQQGEKPAQCTPCGKGSLPVDSTQARRCQHSREGPASWREGRGASSSVHSGQKPGSRLPQEESGHQEGDTEALQHRAEGPCSCSECGERSPMSARLASHCRAHTGENPFQCPHCTKRFRLRRLLRVHQHAHGGERPFSCRVCGKGFAKQCKLTEHIRVHSGEKPFWCAKCGRNFRQRGQLLRHQRLHTDEKPFQCPECGLSFRLESMLRAHRLRHGGERPFSCSECGRGFTHQCKLREHLRVHSGERPFQCLECDKRFRLKGILKAHQHTHSKERPFSCGECGKGFTRQSKLTEHLRVHSGERPFQCPECNRSFRLKGQLLSHQRLHTGERPFQCPECDKRYRVKADMKAHQLLHSGEMPFSCECGKGFVKHSKLIEHIRTHTGEKPFQCPKCDKSFRLKAQLLSHQGLHTGERPFHCPECDKNFRERGHMLRHQRIHRPERPFACGDCGKGFIYKSKLAEHIRVHTKSCPAPNELDIKKRLSQLFAMIEADWS; from the exons aTGCGTTTGGGGGCCACCTGGGCTGTGCGTGGGAGTCGGGTTGGGGCGGAGCGGAGGGGAGTCAGTGCGCGGCAGGGCCGGTTCCCGCGGAGCCGCCGGAGACGGTCGGCTTTGCCAAGGCCGGGCGGGACCGCGGGGACCATGGCGGAGCCGCCTCGG CTACCTCTGACTTTTGAGGATGTTGCCATTTATTTCTCCGAGCAAGAATGGCAGGATCTAGAGGCATGGCAGAAGGAGCTTTACAAGCATGTGATGAGAAGCAATTATGAGACTCTCATCTCTCTAG ATGATGGACTTCCAAAACCAGAACTAATATCCTGGATTGAACACGGGGGAGAGCCTTTCAGGAAATGGAGAGAATCACAGAAATCAGGAAACATAATTTGCTCCTCTGTTGATATGCATTTTGATCCAGGTTTTGAGGAACAGCTGTTTTGGG GAAGCCAGCAGGCTGTGAATtcaggaaaaactaaaagccatTTCCAATTAGATCCTGAGAGCCAGTGTTCCTTTGGATCCTTTGTTTCCTTCAGGCCTGACCAAGGCATCACCCTCGGGAGCCCACAGAGACACGACGCCAGGGCTCCTCCGCCACTAGCCCGCGGCCCCAGTGAATCTACCCTAAAAGAAGGAATCCCAGGTCCCAGAAATCTGGATCTTCCTGGTTTGCGGGACGTCCCCACCTGGGAGAGCACCCAGCACCCTTGTCCTGTCTGTGGGGAAAGCTGTTGGGAGAACAACCATTTAGTAATGCACCAGAGAGGCCACTCAAAGGACCGGACACGTAGGGCCTGGGAGAAATTCAACAAGAGGGCGGAGACGCAGATGCCGTGGAGCAGCCCTCGGGTACAGAGGCACTTCCGGTGTGGCGTGTGCGGTAAGAGCTTCCGCCGGAAGCTGTGTCTGCTGCGCCATGTGGCGGCCCACACGGGGAGGGGCCCCTTCCAGAGCGCTGACGGTGAAATGTGCTTCCGACACGAGCTGGCCCATCCCAGCCACCGCCTCCCGCAGCAGGGGGAGAAGCCTGCTCAGTGCACCCCATGCGGCAAGGGCTCCCTCCCAGTGGACAGCACGCAGGCTCGCCGGTGCCAGCACAGCCGGGAGGGGCCGGCCTCTTGGAGAGAAGGCCGCGGGGCCTCTAGCAGTGTGCACTCGGGACAGAAGCCAGGCTCGCGCCTGCCCCAGGAGGAGAGCGGCCACCAGGAAGGGGACACGGAGGCGCTGCAGCACCGCGCAGAGGGGCCCTGCTCCTGCTCGGAGTGTGGCGAGCGCTCCCCTATGAGCGCCAGACTCGCCAGCCACTGCAGGGCGCATACTGGAGAAAATCCCTTCCAGTGTCCGCATTGCACCAAGCGCTTCCGCCTGCGCCGCCTGCTGCGGGTCCACCAGCACGCGCACGGTGGGGAGAGACCGTTCTCCTGCAGGGTGTGTGGCAAGGGCTTCGCCAAGCAGTGTAAACTCACGGAGCACATTCGAGTCCACAGTGGAGAGAAGCCTTTCTGGTGTGCCAAGTGTGGCAGGAACTTCCGTCAGAGGGGACAGCTGCTGCGGCACCAGCGGCTGCACACGGACGAGAAGCCCTTTCAGTGCCCAGAGTGTGGGCTGAGCTTCCGCCTGGAGAGCATGCTGAGAGCCCACCGGCTCCGGCACGGTGGGGAGAGGCCGTTCTCTTGTAGCGAGTGTGGCAGAGGCTTCACCCACCAGTGCAAGCTCCGTGAGCACTTGAGAGTGCACAGCGGGGAGAGGCCCTTCCAGTGCCTGGAGTGCGACAAGCGCTTCCGCCTGAAGGGCATCCTGAAGGCCCACCAGCACACGCACAGCAAGGAGAGGCCGTTCTCGTGCGGGGAGTGTGGCAAGGGCTTCACCAGACAATCCAAGCTCACGGAGCACTTGCGCGTGCACAGCGGGGAGAGACCCTTCCAGTGCCCGGAGTGCAACAGGAGCTTCCGCCTGAAGGGGCAGCTGCTCAGCCACCAGCGCCTGCACACGGGAGAGAGGCCCTTCCAGTGTCCGGAGTGCGACAAGCGCTATCGCGTGAAGGCCGACATGAAGGCCCACCAGCTGCTGCACAGCGGGGAGATGCCTTTCTCCTGTGAGTGTGGCAAGGGCTTTGTGAAGCACTCCAAGCTCATCGAACACATCAGGACGCACACGGGAGAGAAGCCTTTTCAGTGTCCCAAGTGTGACAAGAGTTTCCGCCTGAAGGCGCAGCTGCTCAGCCATCAGGGCCTGCACACAGGGGAGAGGCCTTTCCACTGCCCTGAGTGTGACAAGAACTTCCGGGAAAGGGGACACATGCTGAGGCACCAGCGCATCCACAGGCCCGAGAGGCCCTTTGCCTGTGGCGACTGTGGAAAGGGCTTCATTTACAAGTCTAAGCTTGCAGAGCACATCAGAGTACACACAAAATCCTGTCCTGCTCCAAATGAACTGGACATTAAGAAAAGGCTCAGCCAACTGTTTGCAATGATAGAAGCCGATTGGAGTTGA
- the ZNF786 gene encoding zinc finger protein 786 isoform X3, with the protein MKTVLWNKMEDDGLPKPELISWIEHGGEPFRKWRESQKSGNIICSSVDMHFDPGFEEQLFWGSQQAVNSGKTKSHFQLDPESQCSFGSFVSFRPDQGITLGSPQRHDARAPPPLARGPSESTLKEGIPGPRNLDLPGLRDVPTWESTQHPCPVCGESCWENNHLVMHQRGHSKDRTRRAWEKFNKRAETQMPWSSPRVQRHFRCGVCGKSFRRKLCLLRHVAAHTGRGPFQSADGEMCFRHELAHPSHRLPQQGEKPAQCTPCGKGSLPVDSTQARRCQHSREGPASWREGRGASSSVHSGQKPGSRLPQEESGHQEGDTEALQHRAEGPCSCSECGERSPMSARLASHCRAHTGENPFQCPHCTKRFRLRRLLRVHQHAHGGERPFSCRVCGKGFAKQCKLTEHIRVHSGEKPFWCAKCGRNFRQRGQLLRHQRLHTDEKPFQCPECGLSFRLESMLRAHRLRHGGERPFSCSECGRGFTHQCKLREHLRVHSGERPFQCLECDKRFRLKGILKAHQHTHSKERPFSCGECGKGFTRQSKLTEHLRVHSGERPFQCPECNRSFRLKGQLLSHQRLHTGERPFQCPECDKRYRVKADMKAHQLLHSGEMPFSCECGKGFVKHSKLIEHIRTHTGEKPFQCPKCDKSFRLKAQLLSHQGLHTGERPFHCPECDKNFRERGHMLRHQRIHRPERPFACGDCGKGFIYKSKLAEHIRVHTKSCPAPNELDIKKRLSQLFAMIEADWS; encoded by the exons ATGAAGACAGTCTTATGGAACAAGATGGAAG ATGATGGACTTCCAAAACCAGAACTAATATCCTGGATTGAACACGGGGGAGAGCCTTTCAGGAAATGGAGAGAATCACAGAAATCAGGAAACATAATTTGCTCCTCTGTTGATATGCATTTTGATCCAGGTTTTGAGGAACAGCTGTTTTGGG GAAGCCAGCAGGCTGTGAATtcaggaaaaactaaaagccatTTCCAATTAGATCCTGAGAGCCAGTGTTCCTTTGGATCCTTTGTTTCCTTCAGGCCTGACCAAGGCATCACCCTCGGGAGCCCACAGAGACACGACGCCAGGGCTCCTCCGCCACTAGCCCGCGGCCCCAGTGAATCTACCCTAAAAGAAGGAATCCCAGGTCCCAGAAATCTGGATCTTCCTGGTTTGCGGGACGTCCCCACCTGGGAGAGCACCCAGCACCCTTGTCCTGTCTGTGGGGAAAGCTGTTGGGAGAACAACCATTTAGTAATGCACCAGAGAGGCCACTCAAAGGACCGGACACGTAGGGCCTGGGAGAAATTCAACAAGAGGGCGGAGACGCAGATGCCGTGGAGCAGCCCTCGGGTACAGAGGCACTTCCGGTGTGGCGTGTGCGGTAAGAGCTTCCGCCGGAAGCTGTGTCTGCTGCGCCATGTGGCGGCCCACACGGGGAGGGGCCCCTTCCAGAGCGCTGACGGTGAAATGTGCTTCCGACACGAGCTGGCCCATCCCAGCCACCGCCTCCCGCAGCAGGGGGAGAAGCCTGCTCAGTGCACCCCATGCGGCAAGGGCTCCCTCCCAGTGGACAGCACGCAGGCTCGCCGGTGCCAGCACAGCCGGGAGGGGCCGGCCTCTTGGAGAGAAGGCCGCGGGGCCTCTAGCAGTGTGCACTCGGGACAGAAGCCAGGCTCGCGCCTGCCCCAGGAGGAGAGCGGCCACCAGGAAGGGGACACGGAGGCGCTGCAGCACCGCGCAGAGGGGCCCTGCTCCTGCTCGGAGTGTGGCGAGCGCTCCCCTATGAGCGCCAGACTCGCCAGCCACTGCAGGGCGCATACTGGAGAAAATCCCTTCCAGTGTCCGCATTGCACCAAGCGCTTCCGCCTGCGCCGCCTGCTGCGGGTCCACCAGCACGCGCACGGTGGGGAGAGACCGTTCTCCTGCAGGGTGTGTGGCAAGGGCTTCGCCAAGCAGTGTAAACTCACGGAGCACATTCGAGTCCACAGTGGAGAGAAGCCTTTCTGGTGTGCCAAGTGTGGCAGGAACTTCCGTCAGAGGGGACAGCTGCTGCGGCACCAGCGGCTGCACACGGACGAGAAGCCCTTTCAGTGCCCAGAGTGTGGGCTGAGCTTCCGCCTGGAGAGCATGCTGAGAGCCCACCGGCTCCGGCACGGTGGGGAGAGGCCGTTCTCTTGTAGCGAGTGTGGCAGAGGCTTCACCCACCAGTGCAAGCTCCGTGAGCACTTGAGAGTGCACAGCGGGGAGAGGCCCTTCCAGTGCCTGGAGTGCGACAAGCGCTTCCGCCTGAAGGGCATCCTGAAGGCCCACCAGCACACGCACAGCAAGGAGAGGCCGTTCTCGTGCGGGGAGTGTGGCAAGGGCTTCACCAGACAATCCAAGCTCACGGAGCACTTGCGCGTGCACAGCGGGGAGAGACCCTTCCAGTGCCCGGAGTGCAACAGGAGCTTCCGCCTGAAGGGGCAGCTGCTCAGCCACCAGCGCCTGCACACGGGAGAGAGGCCCTTCCAGTGTCCGGAGTGCGACAAGCGCTATCGCGTGAAGGCCGACATGAAGGCCCACCAGCTGCTGCACAGCGGGGAGATGCCTTTCTCCTGTGAGTGTGGCAAGGGCTTTGTGAAGCACTCCAAGCTCATCGAACACATCAGGACGCACACGGGAGAGAAGCCTTTTCAGTGTCCCAAGTGTGACAAGAGTTTCCGCCTGAAGGCGCAGCTGCTCAGCCATCAGGGCCTGCACACAGGGGAGAGGCCTTTCCACTGCCCTGAGTGTGACAAGAACTTCCGGGAAAGGGGACACATGCTGAGGCACCAGCGCATCCACAGGCCCGAGAGGCCCTTTGCCTGTGGCGACTGTGGAAAGGGCTTCATTTACAAGTCTAAGCTTGCAGAGCACATCAGAGTACACACAAAATCCTGTCCTGCTCCAAATGAACTGGACATTAAGAAAAGGCTCAGCCAACTGTTTGCAATGATAGAAGCCGATTGGAGTTGA
- the ZNF786 gene encoding zinc finger protein 786 isoform X4 has translation MHFDPGFEEQLFWGSQQAVNSGKTKSHFQLDPESQCSFGSFVSFRPDQGITLGSPQRHDARAPPPLARGPSESTLKEGIPGPRNLDLPGLRDVPTWESTQHPCPVCGESCWENNHLVMHQRGHSKDRTRRAWEKFNKRAETQMPWSSPRVQRHFRCGVCGKSFRRKLCLLRHVAAHTGRGPFQSADGEMCFRHELAHPSHRLPQQGEKPAQCTPCGKGSLPVDSTQARRCQHSREGPASWREGRGASSSVHSGQKPGSRLPQEESGHQEGDTEALQHRAEGPCSCSECGERSPMSARLASHCRAHTGENPFQCPHCTKRFRLRRLLRVHQHAHGGERPFSCRVCGKGFAKQCKLTEHIRVHSGEKPFWCAKCGRNFRQRGQLLRHQRLHTDEKPFQCPECGLSFRLESMLRAHRLRHGGERPFSCSECGRGFTHQCKLREHLRVHSGERPFQCLECDKRFRLKGILKAHQHTHSKERPFSCGECGKGFTRQSKLTEHLRVHSGERPFQCPECNRSFRLKGQLLSHQRLHTGERPFQCPECDKRYRVKADMKAHQLLHSGEMPFSCECGKGFVKHSKLIEHIRTHTGEKPFQCPKCDKSFRLKAQLLSHQGLHTGERPFHCPECDKNFRERGHMLRHQRIHRPERPFACGDCGKGFIYKSKLAEHIRVHTKSCPAPNELDIKKRLSQLFAMIEADWS, from the exons ATGCATTTTGATCCAGGTTTTGAGGAACAGCTGTTTTGGG GAAGCCAGCAGGCTGTGAATtcaggaaaaactaaaagccatTTCCAATTAGATCCTGAGAGCCAGTGTTCCTTTGGATCCTTTGTTTCCTTCAGGCCTGACCAAGGCATCACCCTCGGGAGCCCACAGAGACACGACGCCAGGGCTCCTCCGCCACTAGCCCGCGGCCCCAGTGAATCTACCCTAAAAGAAGGAATCCCAGGTCCCAGAAATCTGGATCTTCCTGGTTTGCGGGACGTCCCCACCTGGGAGAGCACCCAGCACCCTTGTCCTGTCTGTGGGGAAAGCTGTTGGGAGAACAACCATTTAGTAATGCACCAGAGAGGCCACTCAAAGGACCGGACACGTAGGGCCTGGGAGAAATTCAACAAGAGGGCGGAGACGCAGATGCCGTGGAGCAGCCCTCGGGTACAGAGGCACTTCCGGTGTGGCGTGTGCGGTAAGAGCTTCCGCCGGAAGCTGTGTCTGCTGCGCCATGTGGCGGCCCACACGGGGAGGGGCCCCTTCCAGAGCGCTGACGGTGAAATGTGCTTCCGACACGAGCTGGCCCATCCCAGCCACCGCCTCCCGCAGCAGGGGGAGAAGCCTGCTCAGTGCACCCCATGCGGCAAGGGCTCCCTCCCAGTGGACAGCACGCAGGCTCGCCGGTGCCAGCACAGCCGGGAGGGGCCGGCCTCTTGGAGAGAAGGCCGCGGGGCCTCTAGCAGTGTGCACTCGGGACAGAAGCCAGGCTCGCGCCTGCCCCAGGAGGAGAGCGGCCACCAGGAAGGGGACACGGAGGCGCTGCAGCACCGCGCAGAGGGGCCCTGCTCCTGCTCGGAGTGTGGCGAGCGCTCCCCTATGAGCGCCAGACTCGCCAGCCACTGCAGGGCGCATACTGGAGAAAATCCCTTCCAGTGTCCGCATTGCACCAAGCGCTTCCGCCTGCGCCGCCTGCTGCGGGTCCACCAGCACGCGCACGGTGGGGAGAGACCGTTCTCCTGCAGGGTGTGTGGCAAGGGCTTCGCCAAGCAGTGTAAACTCACGGAGCACATTCGAGTCCACAGTGGAGAGAAGCCTTTCTGGTGTGCCAAGTGTGGCAGGAACTTCCGTCAGAGGGGACAGCTGCTGCGGCACCAGCGGCTGCACACGGACGAGAAGCCCTTTCAGTGCCCAGAGTGTGGGCTGAGCTTCCGCCTGGAGAGCATGCTGAGAGCCCACCGGCTCCGGCACGGTGGGGAGAGGCCGTTCTCTTGTAGCGAGTGTGGCAGAGGCTTCACCCACCAGTGCAAGCTCCGTGAGCACTTGAGAGTGCACAGCGGGGAGAGGCCCTTCCAGTGCCTGGAGTGCGACAAGCGCTTCCGCCTGAAGGGCATCCTGAAGGCCCACCAGCACACGCACAGCAAGGAGAGGCCGTTCTCGTGCGGGGAGTGTGGCAAGGGCTTCACCAGACAATCCAAGCTCACGGAGCACTTGCGCGTGCACAGCGGGGAGAGACCCTTCCAGTGCCCGGAGTGCAACAGGAGCTTCCGCCTGAAGGGGCAGCTGCTCAGCCACCAGCGCCTGCACACGGGAGAGAGGCCCTTCCAGTGTCCGGAGTGCGACAAGCGCTATCGCGTGAAGGCCGACATGAAGGCCCACCAGCTGCTGCACAGCGGGGAGATGCCTTTCTCCTGTGAGTGTGGCAAGGGCTTTGTGAAGCACTCCAAGCTCATCGAACACATCAGGACGCACACGGGAGAGAAGCCTTTTCAGTGTCCCAAGTGTGACAAGAGTTTCCGCCTGAAGGCGCAGCTGCTCAGCCATCAGGGCCTGCACACAGGGGAGAGGCCTTTCCACTGCCCTGAGTGTGACAAGAACTTCCGGGAAAGGGGACACATGCTGAGGCACCAGCGCATCCACAGGCCCGAGAGGCCCTTTGCCTGTGGCGACTGTGGAAAGGGCTTCATTTACAAGTCTAAGCTTGCAGAGCACATCAGAGTACACACAAAATCCTGTCCTGCTCCAAATGAACTGGACATTAAGAAAAGGCTCAGCCAACTGTTTGCAATGATAGAAGCCGATTGGAGTTGA
- the ZNF786 gene encoding zinc finger protein 786 isoform X2 has product MLPLTFEDVAIYFSEQEWQDLEAWQKELYKHVMRSNYETLISLDDGLPKPELISWIEHGGEPFRKWRESQKSGNIICSSVDMHFDPGFEEQLFWGSQQAVNSGKTKSHFQLDPESQCSFGSFVSFRPDQGITLGSPQRHDARAPPPLARGPSESTLKEGIPGPRNLDLPGLRDVPTWESTQHPCPVCGESCWENNHLVMHQRGHSKDRTRRAWEKFNKRAETQMPWSSPRVQRHFRCGVCGKSFRRKLCLLRHVAAHTGRGPFQSADGEMCFRHELAHPSHRLPQQGEKPAQCTPCGKGSLPVDSTQARRCQHSREGPASWREGRGASSSVHSGQKPGSRLPQEESGHQEGDTEALQHRAEGPCSCSECGERSPMSARLASHCRAHTGENPFQCPHCTKRFRLRRLLRVHQHAHGGERPFSCRVCGKGFAKQCKLTEHIRVHSGEKPFWCAKCGRNFRQRGQLLRHQRLHTDEKPFQCPECGLSFRLESMLRAHRLRHGGERPFSCSECGRGFTHQCKLREHLRVHSGERPFQCLECDKRFRLKGILKAHQHTHSKERPFSCGECGKGFTRQSKLTEHLRVHSGERPFQCPECNRSFRLKGQLLSHQRLHTGERPFQCPECDKRYRVKADMKAHQLLHSGEMPFSCECGKGFVKHSKLIEHIRTHTGEKPFQCPKCDKSFRLKAQLLSHQGLHTGERPFHCPECDKNFRERGHMLRHQRIHRPERPFACGDCGKGFIYKSKLAEHIRVHTKSCPAPNELDIKKRLSQLFAMIEADWS; this is encoded by the exons ATG CTACCTCTGACTTTTGAGGATGTTGCCATTTATTTCTCCGAGCAAGAATGGCAGGATCTAGAGGCATGGCAGAAGGAGCTTTACAAGCATGTGATGAGAAGCAATTATGAGACTCTCATCTCTCTAG ATGATGGACTTCCAAAACCAGAACTAATATCCTGGATTGAACACGGGGGAGAGCCTTTCAGGAAATGGAGAGAATCACAGAAATCAGGAAACATAATTTGCTCCTCTGTTGATATGCATTTTGATCCAGGTTTTGAGGAACAGCTGTTTTGGG GAAGCCAGCAGGCTGTGAATtcaggaaaaactaaaagccatTTCCAATTAGATCCTGAGAGCCAGTGTTCCTTTGGATCCTTTGTTTCCTTCAGGCCTGACCAAGGCATCACCCTCGGGAGCCCACAGAGACACGACGCCAGGGCTCCTCCGCCACTAGCCCGCGGCCCCAGTGAATCTACCCTAAAAGAAGGAATCCCAGGTCCCAGAAATCTGGATCTTCCTGGTTTGCGGGACGTCCCCACCTGGGAGAGCACCCAGCACCCTTGTCCTGTCTGTGGGGAAAGCTGTTGGGAGAACAACCATTTAGTAATGCACCAGAGAGGCCACTCAAAGGACCGGACACGTAGGGCCTGGGAGAAATTCAACAAGAGGGCGGAGACGCAGATGCCGTGGAGCAGCCCTCGGGTACAGAGGCACTTCCGGTGTGGCGTGTGCGGTAAGAGCTTCCGCCGGAAGCTGTGTCTGCTGCGCCATGTGGCGGCCCACACGGGGAGGGGCCCCTTCCAGAGCGCTGACGGTGAAATGTGCTTCCGACACGAGCTGGCCCATCCCAGCCACCGCCTCCCGCAGCAGGGGGAGAAGCCTGCTCAGTGCACCCCATGCGGCAAGGGCTCCCTCCCAGTGGACAGCACGCAGGCTCGCCGGTGCCAGCACAGCCGGGAGGGGCCGGCCTCTTGGAGAGAAGGCCGCGGGGCCTCTAGCAGTGTGCACTCGGGACAGAAGCCAGGCTCGCGCCTGCCCCAGGAGGAGAGCGGCCACCAGGAAGGGGACACGGAGGCGCTGCAGCACCGCGCAGAGGGGCCCTGCTCCTGCTCGGAGTGTGGCGAGCGCTCCCCTATGAGCGCCAGACTCGCCAGCCACTGCAGGGCGCATACTGGAGAAAATCCCTTCCAGTGTCCGCATTGCACCAAGCGCTTCCGCCTGCGCCGCCTGCTGCGGGTCCACCAGCACGCGCACGGTGGGGAGAGACCGTTCTCCTGCAGGGTGTGTGGCAAGGGCTTCGCCAAGCAGTGTAAACTCACGGAGCACATTCGAGTCCACAGTGGAGAGAAGCCTTTCTGGTGTGCCAAGTGTGGCAGGAACTTCCGTCAGAGGGGACAGCTGCTGCGGCACCAGCGGCTGCACACGGACGAGAAGCCCTTTCAGTGCCCAGAGTGTGGGCTGAGCTTCCGCCTGGAGAGCATGCTGAGAGCCCACCGGCTCCGGCACGGTGGGGAGAGGCCGTTCTCTTGTAGCGAGTGTGGCAGAGGCTTCACCCACCAGTGCAAGCTCCGTGAGCACTTGAGAGTGCACAGCGGGGAGAGGCCCTTCCAGTGCCTGGAGTGCGACAAGCGCTTCCGCCTGAAGGGCATCCTGAAGGCCCACCAGCACACGCACAGCAAGGAGAGGCCGTTCTCGTGCGGGGAGTGTGGCAAGGGCTTCACCAGACAATCCAAGCTCACGGAGCACTTGCGCGTGCACAGCGGGGAGAGACCCTTCCAGTGCCCGGAGTGCAACAGGAGCTTCCGCCTGAAGGGGCAGCTGCTCAGCCACCAGCGCCTGCACACGGGAGAGAGGCCCTTCCAGTGTCCGGAGTGCGACAAGCGCTATCGCGTGAAGGCCGACATGAAGGCCCACCAGCTGCTGCACAGCGGGGAGATGCCTTTCTCCTGTGAGTGTGGCAAGGGCTTTGTGAAGCACTCCAAGCTCATCGAACACATCAGGACGCACACGGGAGAGAAGCCTTTTCAGTGTCCCAAGTGTGACAAGAGTTTCCGCCTGAAGGCGCAGCTGCTCAGCCATCAGGGCCTGCACACAGGGGAGAGGCCTTTCCACTGCCCTGAGTGTGACAAGAACTTCCGGGAAAGGGGACACATGCTGAGGCACCAGCGCATCCACAGGCCCGAGAGGCCCTTTGCCTGTGGCGACTGTGGAAAGGGCTTCATTTACAAGTCTAAGCTTGCAGAGCACATCAGAGTACACACAAAATCCTGTCCTGCTCCAAATGAACTGGACATTAAGAAAAGGCTCAGCCAACTGTTTGCAATGATAGAAGCCGATTGGAGTTGA